GGCGCGACGGGCGTCGGCTTCGCGCTGCTGGGCTACGAACCCGACCTCTCGCGGCTGCCCGACCCCCTGACGACGTTCCTCCCTACCCTCGTCGGCCTCTCGCTGCTCGCCGGTCTCGGCGAGGAACCCGGGTGGCGCGGCTTCGCCCTGCCCGGCCTGCAGGAGCGACACGGCCCCCTCGGCGCGACGCTCCTGCTGGGGACCGTCTGGGCGTTCTGGCACCTCCCGGTGTTCTTCGTCGATCCCCGGTCCGCCCACGGGATCACCGACCCGGTCGTCCTCTTCGGACTCGTGTCGCTGACGGCGCTGGGGATCGTCCTCTACTCGTTCTACTACACCTGGATCTACAACCGGACCGGGAGCGTCCTCGTGATGATGCTGCTCCACGGCGGGTTCAACGCCGGCACGGTCCACCTGATCCCGTTCGCCGACGAGATCGTCTTCGGCCCGACGTACGCGACGCTCCTGACGGTGCAGGTGACCGTCCTCCTCGTCGGCGCGCTCGCCCTCGTGGCCCTCACCGGGGGACGGCTCGGGTACGACGGCGACCGGCGGGTGGCGGCGCCCGCGGCTCCGACGCGATCCGCCCCCCGGAGAGGTGAGCCGGGCCGATGACGCCGCTCTCGCGCCGGGAGGTCCTCGCCGGCCTCGCGGTCGGCGCCGCCGTCGCCTCGGCTCCCGCGGTCGTCGGCGGTACGAGCGACCCGCTCGCCCGGACCGACGACGCCGAGCGGCCGCTCGCCGACCCGGCCGCGTTCGAGGCGTTCCTCGACGACCTCGTCCGGGCGCAACTGGATGCACACGGGATTCCGGGGGCGACGGTGGCCGTCGTCGACGGCGAGTCGACGTTCACGAAGGGGTACGGCGTCGCCGACGTCGAGGCGGGAGCGCCCGTCAGCGCGGACAGGACGCTCTTTCGCGTCGGCTCCGTCTCGAAGCTGTTCGCGTGGACAGCCGTGATGCAGGGCGTCGAACGCGGGGCGCTCGACCTCGACGCGGACGTAAACCGGTACCTCGACGGGCTCGCGATTCCCGAGACGTACGACGACCCGATCACGCTGGAGCACCTCGCGACGCACGCGGCCGGCTTCGAGGACCGAGTTCGGGGCACCTACGTCACCGACGCCGACGCCGTGCGGCCGCTGGCGCAAACCCTGGCCGCGGAGCGGCCCGAACGCGTCCGCCCGCCGGGGCAGTTCACCGCGTACTCGAACTTCGGCGCCGCGCTCGCGGCCCACGTTGCGGCGACGGCGGGTGGGACGTCGTTCGAGCGGCTCGTGGCCGACGAGATATTCGATCCGCTCGCGATGGACCGGAGCACGTTCGCCCAGCCGGTTCCGGCGGCGCTCCGGGACGACCTCGCGACCGGCTACGCGGTCGAAGACGGCGAGTTCCGGGCGGGGGAGTTCGAGTACGTCGGCCTGCCGCCGACGGGCGCGATGAGCGCCACCGCGACCGACGTGGCGTCGTTCCTCCGGGCGCACCTCCGGGGCGGCGCGGTCGACGGGAACCGGATCCTCGACCCGGGGACGATCACCGAGATGCACCGCCGGCGGTTCGCGAACGACGAGCGGCTCAACGGGATGGCCTTCGGCTTCTACGAGTTGAGCCGCCGCGGCGTCCGCGTGATCGGTCACGAGGGGGACACGCCGCTGTTTCACAGCCTCCTCTGTCTCCTGCCCGACCGCGACGCCGGCGTCTTCGTCTCGTACAACGCTCCGGGCGGCGTGGCCGCCCGCGAGGAGTTCCTCGACGCGTTCGTCGACCGGTACTTCGCCGCGGGGGAGCCGCCCGTCTCGGCTCCCGACGGGAGGCCGACGCGCGCGGCCGACGTCGAGGGGACCTACCGGGCGCTCCGGGTCCCGTACACCACCGCCGAGAAGTTCGTCGGCGTCGCGGAGACGGTGTCGGTCTCGGTCGACGACCGCGGACGGCTGGTGACGACGAGCGGCGGCGAGACGCGGCGGTGGGTCGAGGCGGAACCGCTCCTCTTCGCGGAGGTCGGCGGAACCGACCGCCTCGCGTTTCGCGACGGCGGCGGGGAGATCACCCACCTGTTCCTCGGGAGCCGTCCGGCCTCGGCGTACGAACGGCTCTCGGTGTTGGAGCAGCCCCGGGTCCACGCGGTGCTCCTCGCGCTCTCGCTGCTGGTCTTCGCGACCGCCCTCGTCGGCTGGCCGGCCGAGGTGGCGTGGCGGCGGTACCGCGGCGCGACGCGCCCCCGGCCCGACGCCCTCCCTCGACTGCCGCTGCTGGTGGGCGGGACGGCCGCGACGTGTTTCCTCCTGTTCGCCGTCGGCTTCGCCGCCGCCCTCGTGCTCGATCCGTTCGGCTTCCTGTACGGGGACCGGTTCGGGTTGCGACTCCTCTCGCTGCTGGCGGCGGTCGGGGCCGTCGCGACCGTCCTCGCGCTGGTCGTCGCCGGCCGCGCCGTCCGCGACCGGGCGTGGAGCCGCCGACTGCGAGCCCACTACGCGCTGGTCGCGGTCGCCGGGGTCGTCTTCGCGGCCCTCCTCTGGTACTGGAACTTCCTCCCGTACCACACGTAAACGCGCACCTCGATGGCTCTCGGTCCCGATTTCCGGGAATAACGGCGAACGGTTATGTCGTCGTCTCGCGTATCGGTATCATGATCACTACCCACGAGAGCCGTCCGGCGGCCGCGCGGTCGCCGCCGCTCGCGCTCCGGGCGTACGTCCTCGGCGCGGTCGCACTCGGACTGAGCGCGCTCTACGGCGGTCTCGCGTTGATGCTCCGCCGCGCGAGCGACCCGCTCGGGATGCCCCTTGAGTGGCTCGACCGGACGCCGTTTCGCGATTACTTCGTGCCCGGACTCACCCTGTTTACCGTCTTCGGCGTCGGGTCGGCCGCGGTCCTGTTCGGAATCGCCCGCCGGCGGCCGTGGGCGTGGCCCGCCGCCGTCGGCCTCGGTCTCGCACAGGTGTGCTGGATCGCCGTCGAGGTGACGCTCCTCCGGCTGTTCCAGCCGCTGCACCTGGCCTACGGCGGCCTCGGCGCGGCGCTGGTCGCGCTCGCGACGCGTCCGTCCGTCCGGGAGTTCCTGACCGACGACGGCGAGGGGGCGGGTCGCCGTGCTTAGGCTCCTCTTCGGGGTCTTCCTCGTCCTCCACGGCGTCGTCCACGTCTGGTACGTGGTGCTGAGTCAGGGGTGGATCGAAGTCGAGGAGGGGATGGGCTGGAACGGCCACTCCTGGCTCCTCTCGTCGCTTCTCCCGGAGGGGACGATCCTGTCGCTGGCCAGCGTCCTCTACGTCGTCGTCACGCTGGGGTTCGTCCTCGGCGGTCTCGGCTACGTCCTCCGGCAGGGCTGGTGGGGGCCGGCCGTCGCCGGGGCCGCGCTCCTCTCGACTGTCGTCCTCGTCGCGATGTGGGACGGCAGGTTCGACCTGCTGGTGGAGAAGGGCGTAGTCGGCGTGCTCATCAACGCCGTCCTGCTTGCGTCCGTCCTCTCGCTCGAGTAGGGGCACGCCCGGCGGGCACGTTTTTGTCGTCTCGCGGTGAACGTACGCGCATGAGACACCGGGTATTCAACCCCGACGGCGACGCGGAACTCGTCTTCGTGATGGGCTGGGGCAACCGCTGGACCCACGAGAATATCGGCTGGCTGATCGGTCAGCTCACCGACGCCGGCTACCGCGTCCACGCGTTCGAGATCCCGACGAACGTCGACGACTTCAAAGCCGACTGGCTGGAGCCGATCGCCGAGTACGTCGTCGACCTCGATGGCTACCAGTTGCTCGCCCACAGCGCCGGCGCGCTGATCGCGCCGGCGCTAGACGGCGCCGAGAACCACGTCTACCTCAGCCCGTGGTGGGGCTACAGCGAGCGCCTGCCGCGGCCCCTCCTCGACCTCGTCGCGGAAATTCCGACGGCGTTCCCGTTCGTCCCGACCGGCGGGATGGACCGGGCGGACCTCGGCGAACTGGCGACCGACCACCAGCTGGCGACGGGGCCGAAGTGGGTCTCGCCGGCGTTCGTCCGCGAGACGCGCCACGCCCAGCAGGAACTGCTCGCCATCGACCACGACGCGGTCGTCTTCTGCTCGCTGCGCGACCCCGTGGTCAGCCTGCGACCGATCGGCGAGCGCGTCCCGCCCGAGCACGTCGTGCTGTACGACGGCGGCCACGAACTGTTCTCCTCGGCGGTCCGCGAGGAGTACGTCGACCCCCTGCTCGCGGCCCTCGAAGAGGGCGCCGCCGCCGTCGAGGACCGGCCGACGGTCACCGTCTGACGGCCGCCGGCCGGAGCGAAACCGGTTTCCCCGCGAGGGCGTTACCCCGAATCGATGGAGTGCAACCGGTGTGACGCGGAGGCGGTGATGCACGCCGCCTACTCGGGGGCGCACCTCTGTGAGACTCACTTCCGTGAGTCCGTCGAGAAGCGGGTCCGGCGCCGGGTCCGCCGGGACGACCTCGTCCCCCGGGAGGCGAGCCCCGAGAACCCCCGGACGTGGGTGATCGGCCTCTCGGGCGGCAAGGACAGCGTCGTCCTCACGAAGATCCTCCACGAGACGTTCGCCGAGGACCCCCGCATCGAACTCGTCGGCCTGACGATCCACGAGGGGATCGCGGGCTACCGCGACGAGAGCCTCGACGCCTGCGTCGACCTCACCGCGGACCTCGGGATCCGCCACGAGGTCGTCAGCTACGAGGAGGAGTTCGGCGTCCGGATGGACGAGGTCGTCGAGGACGACCCCGAGAACATGGCCGCCTGCGCCTACTGCGGGGTCTTCCGCCGGGACGTCCTCTCGCGGTACGCCGAGGAACTCGACGCCGACCTCCTGCTGACGGGCCACAATCTGGACGACGAGGCCCAGACTGCCCTGATGAACGTCCTCGAGGGCGACGTCTCACAGATCGCCAAGCACTTCGACGCCAGCCTCGGGCCGCTCTCCGAGCGCGAGGAGCAAGCCGAGTTCGTCCCGCGGGCGAAACCCCTCCGGGACGTCCCCGAGAAGGAGGTCGCCCTCTACGCCCACCTGCGGGAGTTGCCGGCGCACATCGCCGAGTGTCCCCACTCCAGCGAGGCCTACCGCGGCGAGATCCAGCAGTTGCTGTACGGCCTCGAGGAGAACCACCCCGGCACGCGCCACTCGATCCTCTCGGGGTACGAGGAACTCGCGAGCATCGTCGCCGAGCGCTACCGCGACGACGGCGACGGCGCCGACCTCCGGGAGTGCGTCGAGTGTGGATCGACGACGACGCGCGAGCGCTGCCGAAAGTGCTCGCTGCTGGAGGCGCTGGCCTAGGGCGTACTCCGCTGTCGTCCGTTTACGGCGTTTCAGGCCCCACCTCGTGACGGTCGGTGCGGCGTACGACGCGAAGAGAACGGGACCGACGAGGCGACCGAGCGGGTCGGGTTGGGGGAGACGGGTGCCGGTCGCTTCGTCGCGAATCGCCGCGACGCCGAGCGCTTACCGGATGACGTCCACGCCGTTGTTCTTCTCGAGGCGGTTGCGGCCGCCGTCGCTCTGGGCGCCGACGCTCTCGACGTTCTGGCTGGCGTCGAATTCGCCCTCCGAGACGCCCTCGATGCTGGCGCGGGACCTGTCGGCCTGCTTCTGGGTCGTCGGGCCGAGCACCTGCGCGCTCTGGACGCCGGTCATGATCGCCATGACGCGGACCTTCCCCTTGTAGTTCTCCTGGATGCGTGCGCCCCAGATGACGTTCGCCGAGGCGTCGAGGCGTTCGGTGATGTTGTCCGCGATGCCCTCGGCCTCCTTCAGCGTGAGGTCGGGGCCGCCCGTGATGTGGACGAGGCCGCCCGACGCACCGCGGTAGTCGACGTCGAGCAGCGGGTGGTTCATCGCGTCGTGTACCACCTCCTCGGTCTTGTTCTTGTCCTGGGTTTCGCCGACGAGCATCACCGCGACGCCACCCTGATT
The Salinilacihabitans rarus DNA segment above includes these coding regions:
- a CDS encoding serine hydrolase domain-containing protein; translated protein: MTPLSRREVLAGLAVGAAVASAPAVVGGTSDPLARTDDAERPLADPAAFEAFLDDLVRAQLDAHGIPGATVAVVDGESTFTKGYGVADVEAGAPVSADRTLFRVGSVSKLFAWTAVMQGVERGALDLDADVNRYLDGLAIPETYDDPITLEHLATHAAGFEDRVRGTYVTDADAVRPLAQTLAAERPERVRPPGQFTAYSNFGAALAAHVAATAGGTSFERLVADEIFDPLAMDRSTFAQPVPAALRDDLATGYAVEDGEFRAGEFEYVGLPPTGAMSATATDVASFLRAHLRGGAVDGNRILDPGTITEMHRRRFANDERLNGMAFGFYELSRRGVRVIGHEGDTPLFHSLLCLLPDRDAGVFVSYNAPGGVAAREEFLDAFVDRYFAAGEPPVSAPDGRPTRAADVEGTYRALRVPYTTAEKFVGVAETVSVSVDDRGRLVTTSGGETRRWVEAEPLLFAEVGGTDRLAFRDGGGEITHLFLGSRPASAYERLSVLEQPRVHAVLLALSLLVFATALVGWPAEVAWRRYRGATRPRPDALPRLPLLVGGTAATCFLLFAVGFAAALVLDPFGFLYGDRFGLRLLSLLAAVGAVATVLALVVAGRAVRDRAWSRRLRAHYALVAVAGVVFAALLWYWNFLPYHT
- a CDS encoding CPBP family intramembrane glutamic endopeptidase gives rise to the protein MSRLAVRERAVRRPIVAFFVLAYAISWLGFLPSVLGVDGGLGGMNLLVAQFGPALAALIVLRYTGGSVREWAGRVVRWRVPLRWWAATLAIPVAVFGATGVGFALLGYEPDLSRLPDPLTTFLPTLVGLSLLAGLGEEPGWRGFALPGLQERHGPLGATLLLGTVWAFWHLPVFFVDPRSAHGITDPVVLFGLVSLTALGIVLYSFYYTWIYNRTGSVLVMMLLHGGFNAGTVHLIPFADEIVFGPTYATLLTVQVTVLLVGALALVALTGGRLGYDGDRRVAAPAAPTRSAPRRGEPGR
- a CDS encoding alpha/beta hydrolase, whose translation is MRHRVFNPDGDAELVFVMGWGNRWTHENIGWLIGQLTDAGYRVHAFEIPTNVDDFKADWLEPIAEYVVDLDGYQLLAHSAGALIAPALDGAENHVYLSPWWGYSERLPRPLLDLVAEIPTAFPFVPTGGMDRADLGELATDHQLATGPKWVSPAFVRETRHAQQELLAIDHDAVVFCSLRDPVVSLRPIGERVPPEHVVLYDGGHELFSSAVREEYVDPLLAALEEGAAAVEDRPTVTV
- the ncsA gene encoding tRNA 2-thiolation protein NcsA encodes the protein MECNRCDAEAVMHAAYSGAHLCETHFRESVEKRVRRRVRRDDLVPREASPENPRTWVIGLSGGKDSVVLTKILHETFAEDPRIELVGLTIHEGIAGYRDESLDACVDLTADLGIRHEVVSYEEEFGVRMDEVVEDDPENMAACAYCGVFRRDVLSRYAEELDADLLLTGHNLDDEAQTALMNVLEGDVSQIAKHFDASLGPLSEREEQAEFVPRAKPLRDVPEKEVALYAHLRELPAHIAECPHSSEAYRGEIQQLLYGLEENHPGTRHSILSGYEELASIVAERYRDDGDGADLRECVECGSTTTRERCRKCSLLEALA